The genomic stretch TTTTTATGCATAATCCATACAATTTATCACTACTGTTGACATGAGTAGAACCTCTCAAattaaatattttcaacactcctattgctttcaaaataaaaagctctagcacatgagtgatccctgcttccctctacgaagggcctttcttttactattatgttgagtcttcatcttctaccttatgcaccaattaagagagcatagttgtcattcttagtgcaatgtgcatatgttttgctattccataaggacatgttgagtactacTTTATTATGTTTACTTTATGATCATAAACACATGGTTTTTTCAATGcaatattattcatgatcctttgtttgagttactcttcatgttataacatagttgctaagtttaaCTGAATTATATCTATCTTGCCTATGTTAGCTTACTTAGATCCTAGCTcagaatgctttacatgcttgatcaagattgtgttggcttcatgtcacctcaaaaattatctttgttatcacttacctactcacgGACGAGCATCAATTAAGCTTGGGGGTGCTAGATACGTCTCAaaccgtatctataatttttgatactccatgattattttacaccaattcatatatgttttgcttacacttcgttccacttttacatgatttccggcactaacctgttttctgctgttttcggccacagtgctagttccctgttttctgcaatttttgtatttcagaaaagttgtacaggaaatattctcggaattggacgaaacaaaagccgaagtcaatattttactgaaacaaagacgaagtccgaagggaGGTCGAAGAGGCGCAGTAGGGCGGCTagacctgccctaggcgcggcctggacctggcccgcacctaggggtggtctgggcccaccaggcgccccaccgacctaaatcctccgcctatttatacatcttctcgggaaaaccctagatacccgagcctccatccacgaaaagttccgtcgcggccgccatcgcagaacccatctcggggggttctgaagctcttcccggcaccctgccggagggggaaatcattgtcggaggcatctacatcgccacgcccatctccgaagtgatgcgtgagtagttcatccctagactatgggtccgtagcagtagctagatggttgtcttctccactttgtgcttcatgtatcgatcttgtgagctgctctacatgatcaagatcatctttatgtaatcctatatgtttagtTTGCTGATatctgatgaatattgtatactatgttgagattcattatatattcatgtcatatgttatttgtgatcttgcatgctgtccgttgctagtagaaactctggccaagtggacacttgtgactccaagagggggtatttatgctgatagtaggttcatgcctctaatttTCTAGGTGAGTGAATTTATAACTTCTaatattgtagatgtgttgttgctactagggagaaaacaacaatattttatccgagcgtaattatattgtttactttacacacattgcttaatgcgatagtctgttgcttgcaactttatactggaaggggtgcggacactAACCtgtaggtggattattagtcatagacgcatttggattacggtctatgtattatgttgtaatgcccatatcaaatctcatagtaatcatcttgtcatgtatgttcgatattctgtcaattgcccagctgtaatttgttcatccaacatgttatttctttatggagagacacctctagtgaactgtggaccctgttcCTATTTTccattactgataaattcaactgtaatcttgttctgtttactttctgcaaacatctccttacattcgatacgtctaatcctttatgttcagcgaaccggtgagattgacaacttcactgtaagttggggcaaagtattttggttatgttgtgtgtaggttccacgttgttgatgacgttggtagtgcgccctgccactagtcagccagcaacaccttcagaagtcacgcctttatccgattggtcgattaaaccttggttttgtactgagggaaaacttgctgatgtgttcatcacaccttactcttggggtttcccaaccgcttccaccacTGCCATCACCAAAGCACCATCACCCCTTTCGGTATTTCTAGAAAAGAAAGCATGAACATCGGTAAGCTCATCAGAACAGAATTAATAAGAACAAGCATATCTCCATATGAGAGCAACTGGCTTTGCTAGCACCTCAACTTTTTCTCAAAGCGTTTTTCCACTGGATTCCATTCTTTATTTAGTAATCTTCTGTAGTGTATAGGTTCCCCTAGATACCGAAAAGGAAGAGCTTCGCATCCGAAGATTTTCTTATACTGGTTCTCCATCTCTCTTGCTTTTCCAAAACAGAAGATCTCACTCTTGTGGAAATTTATTTTAAGGCCTCATAGTTGCTCGAAGATACAAATAATCAATTTCATGTTCACAGTCTTCTCTAAATCGCGTTCCATGAAAAGAATTGTATCATGAGCATACTGACACTCCACCATCCACTAGATGGGGTACAAGTCCTACCACTTGACCATCCTCTTTTGCCCTTGCAATAAGGATCACCAACATATCAGCCACAATATTAAATAAGATGGGGGATAAAGGATCGCCTTGTCTTAATCCTTCTTTTTTGGAGTTAATGGCCAATATCGTTATTAACATTTACTCCTACCGACCCCCCTGGCTATACTGCATAATTAAGTAGCACCACTCTTGTGCAAAACCTTCCATACGCAAAGTTTAACTTTATCGtaggccttttcaaaatctattttAAATATAACTCCATCCATTTTCTTcctatgaagttcatgaatggtttcatgCAAGACCACTACTCCCTCAAgataatgcaagaccactactccAGGCATGAAAGCAGTTTGAGTTGGCTTAATTACTTTTGGGTCTATCCCTGTAACTCTATTTGTACCTACTTTTGTGAATATCTTAAAGCTCATGTGTTAGTAGGCAAATAGGGCGATACTGCTGAATCTGAACCGCATCCTCTTTGTTAGGAACTAAAGTTATAATACCAAAGTTTAGCTTATACAGCGGCAACTCTTTTTGTTGCAACTGCCTAAACAACGACATCAAATCATGTTTTACTACTTTCCAAAAAGTTTGATAAAATTTAGCTGGGATCCCATCTGGTCCCGgggctttattatgttccatttgagATATAGCCTCAAACACTTCTTCTTCTGTGAAATCAGCTATAAGAATGTTGTTCTCATGTGAAGACAACTGAGGAATGTCTGAAATGAAATCTTCTCGCATGCTAAAGTTATTTTTGGTCGGTGACCCAAATAACTTTTTGTAATTCTTTGTTATAAAAACCTTTAAATTTTCCTCGCCAACTATAATCCCTTCGTCTTGCTCTAATTGATATATTCTTTTTTTCCTATGTTTACCATTCGCAATCACGTGAAAGTATTTCATGTTATTCCCGCCCTCTTTTATATGTTTAACTTTTGCACACTGAGCCCATTTTGACTCTTCCTCCCTTCTAAGTTTTGATAACTTATCATTTGCCTCTCTTAACTTACCGCTTTCTACTTTATTAAGAGGGCATGTTTCAGCTCGAATATCTAGCTCATCAATAAGTAGCATCAACCGCTTTCTCTCTCCTTAAACTGCCCACTCCTATTTTTTGCCCATCCTCTGAGAAAGCACCGAAGGTGACGTACCTTGGTTTGCCATATCTCAAGAGGATCTTTCCCGACATTAATGGCGTTCCATTCTGTCTTGAACATTTCATAAAAACCTTCCTCACTTAACCAAGATAGTTCGAGTGAAAATTGGGCTTTATTACCAAGGTTAGCTTGATCACCTGAATCTAATAATAAAGGAGTATGATCTGACCCGTTCTAGTCAATGTCCTAACAGAGACTAGTGGAAACTTTTATTCCCGCTCTACGCTTGCTAGCACTCTGTGTATCTTTTCGTAGGTAGCATTTTCTCCACAACTCGCCCAAGTAAATTGTCTTACTGAGAGAACGATTTCTCTTAGCTTTAAGCTTTCTGTAATCGCATTAAAAACAAAGGGCCATCTCGCATTACAATTATTGTTATTCTTCTCCTGGGGTCTGCGAATAATATTGAAATCGCCACCCACGAGCATAGGTAGGGTTTCATTTTCACAAACCCGAACTAATTCTGTTAGAAAGGGGGGTTTATGGGCGTCTTGTGCAGCTCCATATACTGCGACAAAAGCCCATTCAAATCCATCCAACTTGGACCTTAGGTGGAATTTAACGCAGAAGTCTCCTGGATCAATGTTTTTGACCTTTAGAGAATCCGTATTAAAACCGACCAGTATACCCCCGAAACGCCCGAGTGGCGGGAGGCAAAACCAAACAAAATCCTGACCGCCTGCTAAATGTCTTTAAAAAGATGAAGAGAAATTAGACCGTCCTATTTCTAACAACGCGATGAAGTCTAATTTTTGCTCCCTTATAGATTCCGAAATAAAGAGATGCTTCACTATTCCAAAATTAGATAACCAAGTACGTACCTCATCTTTAAGCCAAACATCTGAGTTCTCCTTCTTGCTGTTTCTGGCTCAAGCATCTGTCATGCAAAGATGTTTGCCTCTGTAAATTAAGGTGGAACACATAAGAAATTAGCAACCACTGATTGTAATATTGATTCACATTTCCACTTTCTTTATTACTAGGTAAAGATATTTTTGGACGTGAGAGGAATCACGTTTATCGACTTTAATCTAGTTTGGTGTAACTCGTTATAAAATGCCCCCCGAACAATGACGTACGCTCAACTGCCTGCAGCTCAGATCTCCAAATCTCGGTCaagaaaaaagaaagtgcttCCAGCTGCAGAGCAAAAAGTCagaagagaagagaaggagaaggggtTCACGACGACGCCCAAATCAGGCCTTGCAAGTTGCAAGTCGTCTGCTAACTCTGCGCTACAAGGAAATAATGGAGCGCCTAGCAAAGACGTTGACAAGCTAGAACAGAAGTAAACTCTTCGCCATGGTATGTGCTCCTCTCTTTATCATTACGCCAAATTGACCACGTATGACGAAAAGGACGCCAGCGAATGCCACAACAGGTCGCACCAGTCAGCCACTCACGTACTACCCGCTATGCAACTTGTGTACCAGAATACTGGGTTGGGTAGACGTGCGGATGTGATATACGGTCCGTACCAACAAACTATTCTCAGCACTAGGTACGGATGTGTGTCATTAGGACAATGACAGTTCGATAGATTTGTATTTCCTATGCTAGTCCATCCATTTCATAATTCTTTTCATGGTAAATCGAGAAAGAATTATAGAATGGAGCTAGTAGATGAGACTGGGCAAGGCATGTAGAGTACATGCATGAATGAAGCGGCCAGACTTAACAGTATATTATGATGCTCCAATAGCCGCTTGTTGGGTGTGTGTGATGGAGAAATCAACGCCTCGAGCAATGGCGGCCGGTCCATGGGCATTgctcctcttcgtcgccgccggcgtGGTACTCCAAGCTCGCGCCCAGCCTGACAGCAAAGGTATGCCCATGGACCGAGTGGAAAAGATTGCCCAGTATTTCCGGGAAGATTATGGAAAAGATCGTTGCATGATTTCCATGCACTTGCCATGCCCCATGGGTACATTGTTGCTTGATCATGTCTCTGAATCGCACGTGCAATATGCATTGCAGGATTCATAAGCATAGACTGCGGCCTCTCGGGTAAGACGGGCTACGAGGATGACAGCACCAAGATCTCCTACGTCCCGGACGCCGGGTTCATTGACGCCGGCACCAACCACAACATATCGGCAGAGTACGTAACCCCGTCCATGGGCAAGCACTGGTACGACGTCCGCAGCTTCACCGGCACACGCAACTGCTACACGCTCCGTTCCCTCGTGCCCGGCGTCAAGTACATCGTCCGAGCCATGTTCAAGTACGGCAACTATGACGGCCTCGACCGTCCCCCGGTGTTCGACCTCCACATCGGCGTCAACTACTGGCACACGGTGAACATCTCCGGACCGGGGGCGGCGATTCTCCAGGAGGCCATGGTGGTGGTGCCGGACGACTTCGTGCAGGTGTGCCTGGTGAACACCGGCACCGGGACTCCCTTTATCTCTAGCCTTGACCTGAGGCCGCTGCACAGGACACACTATCCGCAGGTGTCCGCGGTGCAGGGGCTGGCACTAACAACCAGGCTCAACTTCGGCCCGACCGACGACACCGTCATCGTCAGGTATCCCGATGACCCACACGACCGGATATGGTACCCTATGGTCGACACGACACGATGGACCGAGATATCGACGACGCAAAAGGCGCAGAGTAGAGACGATGATTTCTTCGAGGCGCCGTCGACGGTGTTGCAGACAGCGATCAGGCCTCGGAACGCCTCTCACAACTTAGAGTTCACATGGTCCTCCGAGCCCACCCCTGTGGACCCGTCACCTGGGTACATCGTCATCCTGCACTTCGCCGAGCTGCAGATCCTCCCTGGCAACGACGTGCGGCAGTTGAACATCGTCCTAAACGACAAGCCATGGTATACGACAGGTTTCACGACGGAATACCTCTTTGATGCCGTCGCCTACAACACTCAACCCTTCCAATACAACAGCCGTTACAACCTCAACGTCGAGGCCAGCGGTAACGCAACGCTACCTCCGTTCATCAACGCTATCGAGGTCTTCTCCGTCTTCCCCACCACAAACATTGGCAGCGACTCCCAGGACGGTATGTATTAAAACATCGGTTTCGCTAATTCTCAGTCAACTGAATCATAATATTGCACCGTGAACCATGTTAGCATGAGTTGCAATATACagcttgcaactgagatttttctggTCCCACCATGGTATGTCATGCAAATACATACATAATAATCTACTAAATATAAGAAACAGGTGACCATTTCCCCGAAAGAAACAGAGAGGTAATAAATAATAATTTATCACATCATGGCGATTGACTGCAGTATCTGCAATCACGGCGATTAGGGCGAAATATCACGTTAGGAACAACTGGATGGGTGATCCCTGCGTTCCCAATGCCATGGCGTGGGATAGGTTGGCCTGCAGCTACGCCATTGGCAGACGTCCAAGGATCACAAGCGTGTAAGTAGTTTCATAATATATGGATGGAAGCTGTGTGCTGAACCTGAAGTCCTGAACCAATTGAAAGTTGCTATCTGTGCAGAAACCTGTCTTCTAGTGGTCTGAATGGTGATATATCGTCTTCTTTCGCGAACCTCAAGGCAGTCCAGTACTTGTACGTTCCAAGTTTCATATCTATTGGCCTAGTTTGTAGCTTTTTTTGCAGCCAAAATGTTATATAAAAGTGATATTGTTTCATGTCTTGCAGGGACCTGTCAAACAACAACTTGATGGGCTCGATTCCAGATGCCCTGTCGCAATTGCCTTTGTTGACAGTTCTGTATGTTCGGAATCTTTTGTAAAATTTTACCCAATTTGCATAACCTATAATTTTAAAATTTCCAGTATTTTGTTTCCACAGAGATTTGTCAGGCAATCAACTCAATGGATCAATCCCCTCTGGACTCCTCAAAAGAATTCAAGATGGTTCCCTCAATCTAAAGTATTTTTCCCCATTGTACTTCCCAACTATCTATCTATTGTATACTAAAGTCACAATACGgaggtctaaaatagagacaccacattACTCCACATAGGCTAAAATAATATACTAGGTTGATCTCTATTTTAGTGATTGAGATTAAAGGATAAAAGTATTACATACAACATTTAATGTGTACACTTGAGTATATGGCACGGTAAGTTGAAAAGACCAAGTAAATAGAAAATACTAAGGTCTCTAACGCGTTGTACAACTTCGTTTAGtcttttttttaaataaatgTTAGACAGGGTAAATTTGTGGAAACTGAATGGTCACCAGATAATATCTATAGTGTGTATAACTTTTTTAGAATTTGGAGAGATTATTAATTAATAAATTAATCGACCCCGGAGGAATATGCACTTCTATATTGAAATATTGACAATGATTCAATAAAAATATTGACCAACGTGTGATCTGGAGTTTAATTCTATATAGTGTTCCTATAAGAAGTCAAATATACACATTTGGCGATTACTATGTTgtcgtgttttttttttgaaatgttatAATAAACATCTCCACTAATTAAAATGATTACATTTGTTTTCCACCAAAAAGTgcctttggcacatgagcaccaccAGGTTTTTGAAAAACATATTTTCGGGATTCCAAAAAACCTGGGGTTAAATATTCACATACAAATAAATCTTCTGAAGGTACAGTAGAAATTTCGGAGAAAAATATTCTGTATTATGAACTatataaaaaaagaaaatttCTAACTAAAACTATCACTATTCACAACTATCAATTTGTTTTTCCTATATCTCACAATACAACACAATCTCTACCGAAACTTCACATGAGTATTCAtgacatgtgtatgtattcatgtaATAAATTTTATGACTTTTTGAAACCTAGATGTGcaattttaaaatattcaaaaacAGGGAGCACTGGTCAGGTGCACCGAATCTGCTCTCTTTTCCCAATTGGTGTTTTATAATTAACAATAAATTGGCACTGGCCATATAACTTACTCCCTTCGGCCTTGTTTATTAGTACTGCGCATATCCCTATGCTATCAATTTTACCAACTTAATATAAGTTAGTAACTACAAAAGGTATAGCACTAGAAAATTTAGATTTTATATTTTTCAAtgatttttaaaaaatatgtAATTCATATTAAGTTGGTTAAATTGACAATCTTGGGATCCACACAACACTAATAAATCAGGACAGAGGTGGCAAATGTTTCTTTTTAAAAACTAACCTTAATATTTCTAATTGCATAATAGCAGTGCTACAAATTACAAGTTAATCTATCAAGCATATTAAATAACATAATACAATCGTGGTGGTTTTGACGTGTGTATGCACATGGTAAAGGCCATTTCGCAGCTTTGTCCTCCATACAGACAACAAAttttcgttttttctgttttttctcaaTCCATGTATTTCAACAAACAATAATATAGATGATTTCAAAGTATTTTCAGTTGACTCACAAATATATGACAACAAGGTTAACTAATACGGTATACGGTGTTGAGTTTGGTCTATTTGCGTGGGCCACGATGCTAGATCTATCTAATAACATGTTACTTGTAGAATTTCTCTAATTTGTATCTTAATAAATTTATTTTGCATCTCCAATCCATATTTTGTCAGATATGGCAACAATCCAAATCTTTGCACCAATGGCGATTCATGCCAACTGCATGCAAAAAAGAACAACAAGCTGGCACTCTACATTGTTGTTCCTGCAGTTTTGCTTGTCGTGATAGTGTTAATGACAATACTACTCATCCGCTTGCTAAAACGAAAGAAGCAAGGTGAGGGGTCTG from Lolium rigidum isolate FL_2022 chromosome 4, APGP_CSIRO_Lrig_0.1, whole genome shotgun sequence encodes the following:
- the LOC124649776 gene encoding putative leucine-rich repeat receptor-like protein kinase At2g19210, with translation MEKSTPRAMAAGPWALLLFVAAGVVLQARAQPDSKGFISIDCGLSGKTGYEDDSTKISYVPDAGFIDAGTNHNISAEYVTPSMGKHWYDVRSFTGTRNCYTLRSLVPGVKYIVRAMFKYGNYDGLDRPPVFDLHIGVNYWHTVNISGPGAAILQEAMVVVPDDFVQVCLVNTGTGTPFISSLDLRPLHRTHYPQVSAVQGLALTTRLNFGPTDDTVIVRYPDDPHDRIWYPMVDTTRWTEISTTQKAQSRDDDFFEAPSTVLQTAIRPRNASHNLEFTWSSEPTPVDPSPGYIVILHFAELQILPGNDVRQLNIVLNDKPWYTTGFTTEYLFDAVAYNTQPFQYNSRYNLNVEASGNATLPPFINAIEVFSVFPTTNIGSDSQDVSAITAIRAKYHVRNNWMGDPCVPNAMAWDRLACSYAIGRRPRITSVNLSSSGLNGDISSSFANLKAVQYLDLSNNNLMGSIPDALSQLPLLTVLDLSGNQLNGSIPSGLLKRIQDGSLNLKYGNNPNLCTNGDSCQLHAKKNNKLALYIVVPAVLLVVIVLMTILLIRLLKRKKQGSMDNTITPQNETITSHATANDAGDDSSLRRLESRRFTYKELKMITNNFQRVLGQGGFGYVYSGFLEDGTQVAVKLRSHSSKQGVKEFLAEAQILTRIHHMNLVSMIGYCMDGEYMALVYEYMSEGTLQEHIEGSNRNGACLSWPQRLRIALESSQGLEYLHKGCNPPLIHRDVKATNILLNAKLEARIADFGLSKAFNSNDPHVSTNTLVGTPGYVDPEYQATMKPTTKSDVYSFGVVLLELVTGKPAILREPEPINIIWWARRQLAQGNIEAVVDGRMRGDYDVNSVWKVADIALKCTAHSSLQRPTMTDVVIQLHECIELENGRAAGDYANNFYTGSSNNDPNMSYDAYTTDQSSIMSRNSTAFDTEHNLRREPTMPTGPAAR